The Nitrosomonas sp. PY1 genomic sequence GATGTACAATTCAAGTCAGCGCATTAAACTATGAATACAATCGAACACTATTTTACCTTATGTTGAAATCACCTGAACTGCTACTTCCTGCCGGATCATTGGAAAAAATGCGGATGGCGTATGCCTTTGGCGCAGATGCCGTCTATGCGGGACAACCCCGTTATTCATTGCGTGCACGCAATAATGAATTTGCTTTGGAGCAAATCCAAATAGGCATTACCGAAGCACACCAGTTAGGTAAAAAATTTTTTGTTGCCAGCAATATTATGCCGCATAACGCTAAAATTAAAACTTATCTCGCAGATATGGCACCCGTCATGGCACTGAAGCCAGACGCGCTGATTATGGCAGACCCGGGATTGATCATGTTAGTACGCGAACAGTGGCCAGACATGCCGATTCATTTGTCGGTACAAGCCAATACCGTAAATTATATGGGTGTCAAATTCTGGCAAAAAATTGGTTTGACCCGCGTGATTCTATCGCGCGAATTATCACTGGATGAAGTTGCACAAATTCGCGATTATTGCCCCGACATGGAATTGGAAGTATTCGTGCATGGTGCATTATGCATCGCTTATTCTGGACGCTGCTTACTTTCCGGCTATTTTAATCACCGCGACCCGAATCAGGGAACCTGCACCAATTCTTGCCGTTGGGACTACAAAGTAAAGCCCGCTGAAGAAAATGCCAGTGGTGACATCGAAACTATCGAAAAGATTGACTTCAATTTTGGACAAGCCATGCAGCAATCAAATCAACAAGATATCTCGGGCAAGGGTTGTGGTTCGATTCCACGCCATCCATTGGCTGACAAAGTTTATTTGATTGAGGAGAGCGAACGGCCGGGACAATTGATGCCCATTACGGAGGATGAGCATGGCACATACATCATGAATTCTAAGGATTTACGGGCGGTTGAGCATGTAGAACGG encodes the following:
- the yegQ gene encoding tRNA 5-hydroxyuridine modification protein YegQ — encoded protein: MLKSPELLLPAGSLEKMRMAYAFGADAVYAGQPRYSLRARNNEFALEQIQIGITEAHQLGKKFFVASNIMPHNAKIKTYLADMAPVMALKPDALIMADPGLIMLVREQWPDMPIHLSVQANTVNYMGVKFWQKIGLTRVILSRELSLDEVAQIRDYCPDMELEVFVHGALCIAYSGRCLLSGYFNHRDPNQGTCTNSCRWDYKVKPAEENASGDIETIEKIDFNFGQAMQQSNQQDISGKGCGSIPRHPLADKVYLIEESERPGQLMPITEDEHGTYIMNSKDLRAVEHVERLVKIGVDSLKIEGRTKSLYYVARTAQVYRKAIDDAAAEKPFDPRLLGELEGLANRGYTSGFYQRHSTQETQNYLRGHSESNRSQYVGHVTGFDNDSGLAEVLVKNRFQIGDRLEIIHPSGNEIIELSHMLDSKGQSVQVAPGSGHRVQIPFTKNIKNAFVVRFF